A section of the Acropora muricata isolate sample 2 chromosome 4, ASM3666990v1, whole genome shotgun sequence genome encodes:
- the LOC136913166 gene encoding inositol polyphosphate-5-phosphatase A-like isoform X2 → MPRYSRKNFVCSQSLGRSRNGHRHPTAELARRVGQSAPVGNGKILTFTVYATQNVEDEADIVRELNMGDHTVPLLLITANVGSVFENRGGLEERWMREILSTIARFKAKFVAVHFQESGGKNSGEDSLQNVREFVRIFLGQAQLRERYDRVRAWFDQDYRRQEHYTALGCIYLVSRSLKDISLWDFEEATFKRLEDGEHISVGSLLDVPFLEKAKFPLDFFPKFKWSRKGFLRTRWKISKCIFDLLNIHLFHDASNLVSIEMTPSEYTNNRKRALDHVLDRLHHSSIPLVPHILFGDFNFRLDNKRVVETLCAGLPQQHIRKDGESSPSKIVFRDRKKADKVFLTLEPRIFKFHDESIFRYHNGKKFSKYNKEFDAFKDRLFEFDISFIPSYPFSENVKEMTTYGDSRCPSWCDRIFLSHSYRELIEEKKGSPVVYDMIGKQTCMGDHKPIFLFFNLSCFGDTLNQGGFSQG, encoded by the exons ATGCCGAGGTATAGCCGGAAGAATTTCGTGTGTTCTCAATCACTCGGGAGGTCTCGGAATGGACACAGGCATCCCACGGCTGAACTGGCGCGAAGAGTGGGCCAGTCTGCGCCAGTAGGAAACGGAAAGATTCTCACGTTTACCGTGTATGCGACACAGAACGTTGAAGATGAAGCCGATATTGTGCGAGAGTTGAACATGGGAGATCATACAGTTCCGTTACTCCTCATAACGGCAAATGTGGGTTCGGTTTTCGAAAAT CGAGGTGGCCTAGAGGAAAGATGGATGCGGGAAATACTTTCT ACAATAGCACGATTCAAAGCGAAGTTTGTGGCAGTTCACTTTCAAGAAAGCGGAGGAAAAAACTCTGGAGAAGACTCACTGCAGAATGTTAGAGAATTTGTACG aATATTTCTCGGTCAAGCTCAGCTGAGAGAAAGATATGACAGAGTTCGAGCGTGGTTTGATCAAGACTACCGTAGACAAGAACATTATACG GCGCTTGGATGTATTTACCTAGTAAGCAGGTCATTAAAGGATATTTCTCTGTGGGATTTTGAAG AGGCAACATTCAAGAGGTTAGAGGATGGTGAACAT ATTTCTGTTGGAAGCCTTCTGGATGTGCCATTCTTGGAGAAAGCTAAATTTCCTTTGGATTTTTTTCCAAAG TTCAAATGGTCACGAAAGGGCTTTTTGAGGACAAGATGGAAAATAAGCAAATG CATCTTTGATTTGTTGAATATTCACCTGTTTCACGATGCATCAAACTTGGTCTCCATAGAGATG ACTCCTTCTGAGTATACAAACAATCGTAAGAGAGCTCTGGATCATGTTTTAGACAG ATTACACCACAGCTCCATTCCATTGGTGCCACACATCCTATTTGGAGATTTTAACTTCAGGCTTGATAACAAGAGGGTTGTAGAG ACCCTCTGTGCTGGCCTTCCACAGCAACATATCAGAAAAGATGGAGAAAGTAGTCCTTCCAAGATTGTCTTTAGAGACAGAAAGAAGGCTGACAAG GTTTTTCTTACTCTAGAACCTCGGATATTTAAATTTCATGATGAAAGCATTTTTAGGTACCATAATGGGAAAAAGTTTTCCAAGTACAACAAAGAGTTTGATGCTTTCAAAGACAGGCTGTTTGAGTTTGATATTTCATTTATTCCCAG CTATCCCTTCAGTGAAAATGTCAAAGAAATGACAACATATGGGGATTCAAG GTGTCCTTCATGGTGTGATAGAATCTTTTTGAGTCACTCATACAGAGAATTGATTGAGGAA aAAAAAGGTTCTCCTGTAGTGTATGATATGATTGGAAAACAAACCTGCATGGGAGATCACAAG cctatttttttattttttaacttgaGTTGTTTTGGAGACACTTTGAATCAAG GTGGTTTCTCGCAAGGTTGA
- the LOC136913166 gene encoding inositol polyphosphate-5-phosphatase A-like isoform X1, with protein sequence MPRYSRKNFVCSQSLGRSRNGHRHPTAELARRVGQSAPVGNGKILTFTVYATQNVEDEADIVRELNMGDHTVPLLLITANVGSVFENRGGLEERWMREILSTIARFKAKFVAVHFQESGGKNSGEDSLQNVREFVRIFLGQAQLRERYDRVRAWFDQDYRRQEHYTALGCIYLVSRSLKDISLWDFEEATFKRLEDGEHISVGSLLDVPFLEKAKFPLDFFPKFKWSRKGFLRTRWKISKCIFDLLNIHLFHDASNLVSIEMTPSEYTNNRKRALDHVLDRLHHSSIPLVPHILFGDFNFRLDNKRVVETLCAGLPQQHIRKDGESSPSKIVFRDRKKADKVFLTLEPRIFKFHDESIFRYHNGKKFSKYNKEFDAFKDRLFEFDISFIPSYPFSENVKEMTTYGDSRCPSWCDRIFLSHSYRELIEEKKGSPVVYDMIGKQTCMGDHKPIFLFFNLSCFGDTLNQAGLIKNGGALEIVEYLTSV encoded by the exons ATGCCGAGGTATAGCCGGAAGAATTTCGTGTGTTCTCAATCACTCGGGAGGTCTCGGAATGGACACAGGCATCCCACGGCTGAACTGGCGCGAAGAGTGGGCCAGTCTGCGCCAGTAGGAAACGGAAAGATTCTCACGTTTACCGTGTATGCGACACAGAACGTTGAAGATGAAGCCGATATTGTGCGAGAGTTGAACATGGGAGATCATACAGTTCCGTTACTCCTCATAACGGCAAATGTGGGTTCGGTTTTCGAAAAT CGAGGTGGCCTAGAGGAAAGATGGATGCGGGAAATACTTTCT ACAATAGCACGATTCAAAGCGAAGTTTGTGGCAGTTCACTTTCAAGAAAGCGGAGGAAAAAACTCTGGAGAAGACTCACTGCAGAATGTTAGAGAATTTGTACG aATATTTCTCGGTCAAGCTCAGCTGAGAGAAAGATATGACAGAGTTCGAGCGTGGTTTGATCAAGACTACCGTAGACAAGAACATTATACG GCGCTTGGATGTATTTACCTAGTAAGCAGGTCATTAAAGGATATTTCTCTGTGGGATTTTGAAG AGGCAACATTCAAGAGGTTAGAGGATGGTGAACAT ATTTCTGTTGGAAGCCTTCTGGATGTGCCATTCTTGGAGAAAGCTAAATTTCCTTTGGATTTTTTTCCAAAG TTCAAATGGTCACGAAAGGGCTTTTTGAGGACAAGATGGAAAATAAGCAAATG CATCTTTGATTTGTTGAATATTCACCTGTTTCACGATGCATCAAACTTGGTCTCCATAGAGATG ACTCCTTCTGAGTATACAAACAATCGTAAGAGAGCTCTGGATCATGTTTTAGACAG ATTACACCACAGCTCCATTCCATTGGTGCCACACATCCTATTTGGAGATTTTAACTTCAGGCTTGATAACAAGAGGGTTGTAGAG ACCCTCTGTGCTGGCCTTCCACAGCAACATATCAGAAAAGATGGAGAAAGTAGTCCTTCCAAGATTGTCTTTAGAGACAGAAAGAAGGCTGACAAG GTTTTTCTTACTCTAGAACCTCGGATATTTAAATTTCATGATGAAAGCATTTTTAGGTACCATAATGGGAAAAAGTTTTCCAAGTACAACAAAGAGTTTGATGCTTTCAAAGACAGGCTGTTTGAGTTTGATATTTCATTTATTCCCAG CTATCCCTTCAGTGAAAATGTCAAAGAAATGACAACATATGGGGATTCAAG GTGTCCTTCATGGTGTGATAGAATCTTTTTGAGTCACTCATACAGAGAATTGATTGAGGAA aAAAAAGGTTCTCCTGTAGTGTATGATATGATTGGAAAACAAACCTGCATGGGAGATCACAAG cctatttttttattttttaacttgaGTTGTTTTGGAGACACTTTGAATCAAG CTGGCCTCATTAAAAACGGTGGAGCCCTTGAAATCGTGGAGTATCTAACAAGCGTCTAA
- the LOC136913166 gene encoding inositol polyphosphate-5-phosphatase A-like isoform X3 has translation MPRYSRKNFVCSQSLGRSRNGHRHPTAELARRVGQSAPVGNGKILTFTVYATQNVEDEADIVRELNMGDHTVPLLLITANVGSVFENRGGLEERWMREILSTIARFKAKFVAVHFQESGGKNSGEDSLQNVREFVRIFLGQAQLRERYDRVRAWFDQDYRRQEHYTALGCIYLVSRSLKDISLWDFEEATFKRLEDGEHISVGSLLDVPFLEKAKFPLDFFPKFKWSRKGFLRTRWKISKCIFDLLNIHLFHDASNLVSIEMTPSEYTNNRKRALDHVLDRLHHSSIPLVPHILFGDFNFRLDNKRVVETLCAGLPQQHIRKDGESSPSKIVFRDRKKADKVFLTLEPRIFKFHDESIFRYHNGKKFSKYNKEFDAFKDRLFEFDISFIPSYPFSENVKEMTTYGDSRCPSWCDRIFLSHSYRELIEEKKGSPVVYDMIGKQTCMGDHKPIFLFFNLSCFGDTLNQGQAGK, from the exons ATGCCGAGGTATAGCCGGAAGAATTTCGTGTGTTCTCAATCACTCGGGAGGTCTCGGAATGGACACAGGCATCCCACGGCTGAACTGGCGCGAAGAGTGGGCCAGTCTGCGCCAGTAGGAAACGGAAAGATTCTCACGTTTACCGTGTATGCGACACAGAACGTTGAAGATGAAGCCGATATTGTGCGAGAGTTGAACATGGGAGATCATACAGTTCCGTTACTCCTCATAACGGCAAATGTGGGTTCGGTTTTCGAAAAT CGAGGTGGCCTAGAGGAAAGATGGATGCGGGAAATACTTTCT ACAATAGCACGATTCAAAGCGAAGTTTGTGGCAGTTCACTTTCAAGAAAGCGGAGGAAAAAACTCTGGAGAAGACTCACTGCAGAATGTTAGAGAATTTGTACG aATATTTCTCGGTCAAGCTCAGCTGAGAGAAAGATATGACAGAGTTCGAGCGTGGTTTGATCAAGACTACCGTAGACAAGAACATTATACG GCGCTTGGATGTATTTACCTAGTAAGCAGGTCATTAAAGGATATTTCTCTGTGGGATTTTGAAG AGGCAACATTCAAGAGGTTAGAGGATGGTGAACAT ATTTCTGTTGGAAGCCTTCTGGATGTGCCATTCTTGGAGAAAGCTAAATTTCCTTTGGATTTTTTTCCAAAG TTCAAATGGTCACGAAAGGGCTTTTTGAGGACAAGATGGAAAATAAGCAAATG CATCTTTGATTTGTTGAATATTCACCTGTTTCACGATGCATCAAACTTGGTCTCCATAGAGATG ACTCCTTCTGAGTATACAAACAATCGTAAGAGAGCTCTGGATCATGTTTTAGACAG ATTACACCACAGCTCCATTCCATTGGTGCCACACATCCTATTTGGAGATTTTAACTTCAGGCTTGATAACAAGAGGGTTGTAGAG ACCCTCTGTGCTGGCCTTCCACAGCAACATATCAGAAAAGATGGAGAAAGTAGTCCTTCCAAGATTGTCTTTAGAGACAGAAAGAAGGCTGACAAG GTTTTTCTTACTCTAGAACCTCGGATATTTAAATTTCATGATGAAAGCATTTTTAGGTACCATAATGGGAAAAAGTTTTCCAAGTACAACAAAGAGTTTGATGCTTTCAAAGACAGGCTGTTTGAGTTTGATATTTCATTTATTCCCAG CTATCCCTTCAGTGAAAATGTCAAAGAAATGACAACATATGGGGATTCAAG GTGTCCTTCATGGTGTGATAGAATCTTTTTGAGTCACTCATACAGAGAATTGATTGAGGAA aAAAAAGGTTCTCCTGTAGTGTATGATATGATTGGAAAACAAACCTGCATGGGAGATCACAAG cctatttttttattttttaacttgaGTTGTTTTGGAGACACTTTGAATCAAG GACAAGCGGGAAAATGA